Proteins from one Fragaria vesca subsp. vesca linkage group LG6, FraVesHawaii_1.0, whole genome shotgun sequence genomic window:
- the LOC101293999 gene encoding putative methyltransferase NSUN6-like: protein MEQQQQRYSYNPTLRWNPEVDSYLSHAYEPDHFSRISKALTRPSCYSCIRVNTLKSTPDSVIEKLRDILKGASISKCEVEGLEYLVFVKGTGPHSVDYGCDEDGNVNPPLKEILVSRKCAEAVLRGAEVYVPGVLACSAHVEKGDEVAVSVSVEQPGAEGGWVVGITRGTILQGAETDPYHFERSGLYIGRGNAMMTRSGIFRAPEGIAVDFSDRVYNLPSFRGVLEGEIFLQNLPSIVTAHALDPQKGDRILDMCAAPGGKTTAIAILMKDEGEIVAADRSHNKVLDIQKLAAEMGLSCITTCRLDALKAVCSRNESDDITKLCCTNDNLDATIQGFNLMKSEVEKIEVIAEKDLKKNVTNEKANERTYISRADIRKDMRRKRNGPGRNQCVGGKAEKSKGFAANSFDRVLLDAPCSALGLRPRLFAGEETVESLRKHAKYQRKMFDQAVQLVRPGGVLVYSTCTINPGENEAVVRYALDTYKFLSLAQQNPRIGGPGLVGHFEFPDGYTEEWLRLGQEELVQRFDPSSPLDTIGFFIAKFLVGSKEADLEQPAT, encoded by the exons ATGGAACAACAGCAACAACGTTACAGTTACAACCCAACTCTGCGTTGGAATCCCGAGGTCGATTCCTACTTGTCCCACGCTTATGAACCCGACCATTTCTCCCGCATCTCCAAAGCTCTCAC GCGGCCGTCTTGTTATTCATGTATAAGAGTGAACACACTCAAGTCCACACCGGATTCTGTTATCGAAAAGCTGAGAGATATTCTGAAAGGGGCTTCAATTTCCAAGTGTGAAGTTGAAGGTTTGGAGTACTTGGTGTTTGTTAAGGGCACAGGTCCCCACTCTGTTGATTACGGGTGTGATGAGGATGGCAATGTGAACCCTCCTCTTAAGGAGATTCTTGTTAGCCGGAAATGCGCCGAGGCGGTTCTTCGTGGTGCCGAG GTGTATGTTCCTGGTGTATTGGCTTGCAGTGCTCATGTGGAGAAAGGGGATGAGGTGGCGGTTTCGGTGTCGGTTGAGCAGCCCGGTGCTGAGGGGGGATGGGTGGTTGGGATCACTAGAGGGACTATTCTGCAAGGTGCTGAGACAG ATCCTTATCATTTTGAACGGAGCGGGCTGTACATCGGCAGAGGTAACGCAATGATGACTAGGTCTGGCATTTTTCGTGCTCCTGAAGGAATTGCTGTGGATTTCAGTGACCGAGTATATAATCTGCCGTCCTTTCGTG GCGTTCTTGAGGGGGAAATATTTCTTCAAAATCTGCCAAGCATTGTAACTGCTCACGCTCTAG ATCCTCAAAAAGGTGACCGCATACTAGACATGTGTGCTGCACCCGGAGGGAAAACAACTGCAATTGCAATTCTTATGAAGGATGAAGGGGAAATTGTTGCTGCTGATAGATCTCACAATAAG GTACTGGATATTCAGAAGTTGGCTGCTGAAATGGGCCTCAGTTGTATTACCACTTGCAGACTTGATGCTCTGAAAGCTGTTTGTAGTAGGAATGAATCTGATGATATAACTAAACTATGCTGCACTAACGATAATCTTGATGCAACAATTCAAGGTTTCAACTTGATGAAGTCAGAAGTAGAGAAAATTGAAGTGATTGCCGAAAAGGATCTTAAGAAAAATG TTACCAATGAAAAAGCGAATGAGAGAACTTACATTAGCAGAGCTGACATCAGGAAGGACATGCGTAGGAAACGGAATGGTCCAGGGAGAAATCAGTGCGTGGGTGGTAAGGCTGAGAAGTCAAAAGGCTTTGCTGCCAACAGCTTTGATCGGGTTCTTCTTGATGCTCCCTGCTCTGCACTTGGTTTAAGACCCCGACTGTTTGCTGGAGAG GAAACAGTTGAATCTTTGAGAAAACATGCCAAGTATCAAAGAAAAATGTTTGATCAGGCTGTTCAGCTAGTTCGCCCAGGTGGAGTTCTGGTGTATTCAAC ATGTACAATAAATCCTGGAGAGAATGAAGCCGTAGTTCGTTATGCTTTGGATACCTATAAATTCCTATCCTTGGCGCAACAG AACCCCAGAATTGGAGGACCTGGTTTAGTTGGCCATTTTGAATTTCCTGATGGATATACTGA GGAGTGGCTGAGACTTGGTCAGGAAGAACTTGTTCAAAGGTTTGATCCTTCGTCTCCACTTGATACAATCGGATTTTTCATTGCCAAGTTTTTAGTTGGATCAAAAGAGGCTGACTTGGAACAACCTGCAACTTGA